DNA sequence from the Ochotona princeps isolate mOchPri1 chromosome 5, mOchPri1.hap1, whole genome shotgun sequence genome:
agcagatggaagatcttcctctctgtctctccttctctctgtatatctagttttccaataaaaatgaataaaccttttaaacaaaaacaaaaaaacaaaaaaacaagggccagcatgatggctcaatatgctaaccctctgcctactttgttggcatcctatatgggcactggtttgagtcccaactgttccacttccaatctatcttcctgcttatcacctggaaaagcagtggaggatgacccaagcctttgggatcctgtacccatgtgtgagacccggaagaagttcctggcttccagctttagatcagctctggctatttggggagtgagctggcagatggaagcgctctctctgcctctcccctctgtaaatctgcctttcaaataaaaataaataagtcattaataagtaaaaaatagTATAACCAGCATCTGGCGTCTATCATAGCTGGTCGatctgctgcctgtggtgccagcacccatatgggtgccagttcaagtccaagctgcaaaaggccctgggaaacagcagaagacgcAAGAGCTTTGACCCCTACACCCAcctaggagatccagaggaagctcttggctcccagtttcgaCCTGGCCTTGTACTGTCagtggcagacatttgggaaatagagatggaagatctctctctctctccttcaaataatattttaaaatcttaaaatatgcaAGTCTCCACTTAGGGGaggacattgcagtcatttaaataaagaaataaagaagaggCCAGTGGAGCATGGGGCCTGATCATGGCCACCCCACGTGGTTAGCATCCTGCGATGAGGAAGGAATAACACCTGGTGACCTCGTGTCTGTACCCGGGGGCCACCTCACTCCTGCCTCCCCACCAGGCGTCCTTCCAGGGTCATCACCACTGTGTCTATGCTCCTCCAAGACCCAAGTGGTCCAAAGGGGCCCTCAGTCGGGACCATCTCTTCATCTCCAGCTTCTTTGTCACATCTGCtaacacccacccccaccccaaacaaGGTCGCATTCACAGCTTCCGGGGTTTAGGGCACAGAGGCATCTTCCAGGGGCCATGGGGAAATCCACCATGGATGCCTACTGGTTGGCTGGATTTACCAGTTCTCTGTTCCTGCCTGAAACTGTGGAGGCATGGGAGCAGGTGGGAAGAGGGGAAGATAGCTTTTGCAccccccctttttaagatttatttatttttattgcaaagtcagacatatatagagaggaggagagacagagaggaagatcttccgtccaatgatttactctccaagtggccagaacggccggtgctgagccaatctgaagctcttccgggtctcccatgtgggtgcagggtcccaaggctttgacccatcctcaactgctttcccaggtcacaagcagggagctggatgggaagtggaactgctgggattagaaccagcacccatatgggatcccggcacgttcaaggtgaggactttagcaacttggccaccgtgctgggcccagcttttGCCCTTTCAAATGAGCCTTTCAAAAGGTCTGTCCATTCGCTGGGCCATCTTGCTCTGTGCCAAGGAGGAATCAAGGGCAGGCGTGGGAAGGAGGCAGTGGGAAAGCTTTCTGGAACTATGTGGgcagaaggcagggaaggagggaacTGAAGCCCAGGGCTAGAGGGGGTGGCACAGGAGTGGCGGCCTTGGCAGAAGAGGTGCTGGGGTGCATGGACCATGGCTCCCCTGCAGGACTTTCCTTGGACTCCTGGGAACAATAGAGCCTGCCCAGCTGGTGGAAACCTGCTGGAAGCAACTCCCTCCCAGCCCAGCAAGCCTGGTGGCTAGACTGCGGCAGGTACAGTCTCCTCCTGGATTTGCCTGCTGTTGTGAGGgctcatcacctgctgtcttaaCAGCCCAATTATGGTAACCCCAGGTGGCAGAATAaaccagagcagccagcactccatTTCCAAACTCCCCAAGGGTTAGAGATGGAAGTGGGTGAGAATCTCTGATTAGTCCACCATGCTCGTGGCCCCTGGTTGGTTAGCTGGGACAGGCCAGCGTGCTTCTGTTGTTACAGTGAAAGGGGTTCGGCTACGTGGGGGGGGCCTGTCTGCAGAGTTGGTGCTGTCCATCActgccatcatcatcaccatcatcattctGTCCATCGTTgtgaccatcatcaccatcaccttcatcatcatcaccatgctGCCCAGCTGTCCCTCGGGCACCCTTACTTCTCATAGCAGAGTTTCATCTGCACTATCTCCTCACATTCTCACACTGATGTCACTGCGTAGTACTTGGCTCTCCTGAGAAGTAAGCAGTTTGCCGTTTGTCCAGGGGAACCGGATACCCTAAATCCCATTCACAGTTAGCACTGACCCCACAGGTTAAATGGCTCAATTCCACTTTTGCACCCAGTCCCATGCAGGGTACCCAGGCTACCTGCCCTTCTTCCAAGCCTCTTCTCAGCTGAATAATGTGCTAGGATGACTCACAGAACACGGGGGTTGAAACTCCCAACTAGAGGTTATAAAAAACACAAATGGGGAGTCAGCTAGATGCAGGGGTACACAGGGCCAGATATGGAAGGGTCCCAGCCTCTGTCCTCAGAGAGTCAGGGAGGCCACCCTCCCAAGACAAGGAGGCGTTTAGCAACCTGGAGATCCCTCAGTCCCTTGCTTGTTGGGTTTTCATTGGTGTTCAGCTGTGGAGGCGTGACTCATTGAGTCACAGGCAGGGGTAGACCGATATGGGGTGGATGCTGAAAGTCCCTGCAACTCCCCAGGCAAGTGACTGAGctccctggggaccctgccaAGAACCAAGTCCATCAGCCTGGGTTATGGGTTGGACCAGAGGGATTTCTGGATAACAAAGGCACGCCTGTCGTTTGGGGCTTTCCTGAACTTTGTGCCAGAAGTCTGGGATACATCCCAGGGAAACACATTTGACTCCACCCCACATGTATTTTTCAGGGGGCGGGGGCAAGGGGGAGATGGCGACACAGAGATGTCAAGTCACTCACCCTAGGGTACACAGCTATTTAGGGCgacagtaagattttttttaagatttatttatttttattacaaagtcagaaatacagagaggaggagagacagtgaagaagatcttccgtcccatgattcactccccaagtgagccgcaacggccggtgatgCGCCgttccaaagccgggaaccaggaacctcttctgggtctcccatgcgggtgcagagtcccaaagctttgggccgtcctcgactgctttcccaggccacaagcaggaagctggatgggaagtggaactgttgggattagaacaagcgcccatatgggatcccggggtgttcaaggcgaggactttagccgctaggccacgccgctgggcccgacagCAAGATTTAAAcccaggcagcccagctccaAGGGTCACACCTTAGCCAGGACACTGTCCGTTGTCTGATGTGCAGGAATCTAGGGTCACGAGCCTGACCTTCCTCCAAAGAGGGCCCTGGGGTGTCCATCTAGCGCTCAGAGCACACAGACTGTCATTGGGTTCTCTGACACTGGAGGCAGTTCAGTGTTTCAAAGCTCCAATTCTTGGAGCTACTTGCATGTTGTCAGTGTGCCCAGCCAGGCACACATCACTGACCGTGAAACTGCAAATGTGGGCTTGGTTAGCAGGTGCCAGCCAAGTGCACTGCCCCGTGGGCAGCCCCATTGGGTTTGCAGGGGTCCCGGGTGTGCCAGCCGGTCTGCAGGGGAGGTACCCAGTGAGGCAGGCACTTCCTTCTGTAGTTGTAGGATTCAACCCCTCCCCACAATCCAGCTGAGCCGGGGGCCTTGTTCTTCCCAGTtgagggggcagggtgggcaCACCACAAGCTGCCCCAGATCAGACCTGTGCTTGTTCTTCAGGAACAGGGGCTCGCCCCTCATCTCCAGCTCAGCTGTGCCTTCCACCTCCGAGTGCCAGCACCTCTGTGGGTTGGAAgactctgagtgtgtgtgtgcgtgtgtgatgTACAAAAGAGGGACTCAGGTCCCCCACtcggctggcagggacccagcagccAGAGTGTGTCCCCAGAGTCCACATGGGTAGGAAGTTAGGATCCAGAGGCAAGCCAGCGATCCACTCAGTGATCCACCAGGGTGTTCTGGGACACAGAATACCAGGGAACACACTGGTGATTTAACTATTAAGCGGAATGTCCACCTCGGGTGACTTTAAAAAGCtaaagattgggcccggcggcgtggcctagcggctaaagtcctcgccttgcacgccccgggatcccatatgggcgccggttctaaacccggaagctccacttcccatccagctccctgcttgtggcctgggaaagcagttgaggatgggtcaaagccttgggaccctgcacccatgtgggagacttggaagaggttcctggttcccggcttcggatcagcgcagcaccggcccgttgcggctcacttggggagtgaatcatcggacggaagatcttcctctctgtctctcctcctctctgtatatctggctttgtaatgaaaataaataaatctttaaaaaaaaataaaaaaataaaaagttaaagatttatttatttgaaagacaaagttacagagacagagggagaatgagagagagattttccatgctggtttattccccaaatggttacatcAGACAAAGGtgatccagtctgaagccaagagggggccaaggccttgggccatcctccactgctttcccaggtcacagggagctggagcagaagcatagcagccgggacaccaacAAATAGCCATGGGGGATGCCGGTGCCGCACACAGAGggttagcctgatacaccaccatGCTAGACCCCCTCTAGCCACCGTCTTAATAGAGACCGTCCCTGTAAGCAGCTGCATGTGGGTCAGCACTTTGCCCAGCAACATGGATCTCTTActatctgctgccctcccagcctaGTTGGctaaagggaagacagagagggtaGTTCCTGTATCATCAGGGACTGACCCCACAGCTGGGAAGACCAGGCCCTAGGTTCTACCACTTCCTACTCACTGCTGTGGGTGAAAAGCAGCTCCCGCCAAGTGGGGTCTGGAAGTGCTGGTGTGCAGAGGGGCAGGTCAGACCCTTTAAACAGATTCCAAGCTGACCTCTGCATCCTTCACCAGAGTCACGGCCACCGTGACCCCACATGGCCCTGTGGCTGCACCAGCACATACATCACACTTCCACCCGTCGCACTGCtcacacccctcccccatcccactgcACACACCCATCCCACTGCATACACCCCTCCTGCATCCCACTGAGCACACCCCTCCTGCATCCCACTGagcacacccctcccccatcccactgcACACACCCCACCCTGTCACATTGCTCCCGCCGACAGCAGGTCTGTGGACAGCTCGCCAGAGTCAGCAGCATCCCAGAGTCAAGTCACACTGCACACACCTCTCCCCCGTCACACTGCaacacccctcccccatcccactgcACACACCTCTCCCcgtcacacagcacacacccctccctgtcACACTGTACACACTCCTCTCCATCCCACTTGAACACACTCCTTCCCATCCTACCTGCACACACCCCTCCACCTGTCCACCTGCACACACAAGCATCCACTCATCCTGAGACCCTTGTCTCTTTTCCTACACTCCTGCACACTCACCTACGAGTCACCCCACAGACTCAGCCCACCTAGTCGGCTGCCCAGGAGTTGAGCACCCTGGCTCTGCAGGTACCTGTGACATCAGCAGCTGCTCCTAGCCTCCTGTGACCTCACTTCTTGGGCCTGTCTACCCAGCTAGGCCATGGCCACTCCTCTGAACCATCACAGCTGGTAGAGGGCATAGATGAACACCGAACCCTTAGGAGAGGCCCAAGCTGCCAACAGCCCTCCCCATGGCCCTCCCGAGGCGCCCCCGGGCAACGTGGCTGACAGCAGGTCTGTGGACAGCTCGCCAGAGTCAGCAACACCCCAGAATCAAGGCCCTATGCCCCCAGACAGCTGGTCCACTGGCAATAACGCAGCATCCGAAGAACAGCAGGATGTAGACCCCGCCTCCTTCAAGACGGCCACTTCTGAGGTGACAGCCACGTCTGAGTCCGCGGCCACAACTGGGAATAGAGACAAGAAGGAGGCTGTTTCAGGTGACAAACAGGAGGAGGCAGCCATCTCCGGGCTTCCCAAGGAACCTGGGGCTATGCAGGCGCCCACAGGACCCCCGAGCCCAGGGTGGGCGCCCCTGCTGGAGGACAGAGGGGTGCTGTGGAACAGCGGCTTCCAGGGTGAGGACAGGATGGCTCAGTCAGCAAGTGGCCCGGAACCCCTGGGACTTGCTGCCACTGCTCCAGAAGCCCAGGCTCACTTCTTCTACGACACAGACACTCAGTCTGAGCTGGCCGAGGGTCAGCAGGCCTTCATCATCGTCATGGGCAGTGAATTTTTCCCGGCTGATGAGTGTCTGCAGGGGATGGAGGTGGCCTTGGTGGATAGCTCCAGGGACCTGCAGTTTGAGTCtttcccaccctcacccccaggtGGCCACACCCCACCCTCTCCGGGCCTGCAGAGGAGGCCGCTGGACTCCACCCTGTACCGGGCTGCTGAGGACAACGGCTTCCTGCACTCTATGACCAGCCTCCTGGATGGCGGCGAGGGCTCCGCCAGTTCCCTGGCTGACATCTTGGTGTGGTCTGAGTCCAGCATGGGCATGGCCATGGCCTTGGGTTTCTTGACCTCGGGCCATAGCTCTCCCACAGACCTGCTAcacagccctgggcccagcctgCGCCCCATCTCCAGTGTCCTAGGCCAAGCCGGCTCGGTTTTCTCTGCAAGACTGACTGcaggccctggctcagccctgcgcGCCGTCAACCATGTGCTGGAGACAGTGGAGCGGAGGGCCACGGAGAGCCTCCGCTCAGCCATGCGCTTCCTCAGCAACCACCTTGCCCTGCGCCGGGCCCCGCCCGACCCCAACAACAACTAGACCCTGCCCAGCAcactcctgccctccctccacatcccccacccctgcacccccagTAATAAAATCACCGAAGAGCGTTTATTTTCTAAGCACCCGCCTCATCCCGTGTCCATGCCATGGGCAGTGGGGTGGAAGGCATGAGGCCACACGTGTCCTGTTTGGAAGCTGCGGACAAAGCTACAGGATGCAGAGTGTGACAAGGCTTGGAGAGACTTGGAATGAGAGCAGAGATCCCAGACCCAGTCAGACCACCACCAGGTAAGCTCCTGGAGACTCAACACCCACGGGCTGGCTCAGCAAGCTCACATCACAGACTGGGAGGGGGTGGAGGCGTGGAGTCACACCAGTGACTGGCTGGGCCTCTGCACTATGCTTCCCAGTTTCCCATGCCGGCCCCACGCACAGAGTCAGGTCCGTGTGAGTGTACACATCTAATTGCCAAGACTGCCACTCTCCAGGGTTGGGAGACATTGGGACAGTGATCCAAGCATGGGTGAGTGGGGGGGTGACCAGCCAGCGGCCCTTGGACCAAGGTGGGGCTCCTGAGAAACAGCACTTTAAAACTTGGGGTGACACCGGCACAAGGGTTAAGCCACACTGGCTGGGACGCCAGCACTCTGGAGGAATGTCTGTTCAAGCACTGCTCCAACCTGGCTACCTGCAAAAGTGCctgagaaagatggcccaaggacccgggctcctgcacccacatgggggacccaggtgGAGTGCCCGGCTcaaggcttctgcctggcccagccctggcctttgggaGCACTTGAAGGGTGAAacaatcgtgtgtgtgtgtgtgtgtgtgtgtgtgtgtatgtgttctgtGTTTTCCCCATCTCTGTTCAAATAAAAACCTATTTAAAAAGAACGCGAGCTAGGAAGCTGGGACAGATGTTGAGCCAGCAGTTAACTTGCAAGTTGGGACACCTACATTCCCTGCTGGCATGCTTGGGTTCAAGTGCCAGCCCCTTCCTGATCCCCGCTGTGGTAATGCACACCAAGGGAGCCCCGGGCCGGATCAAGGGCTCAGTCCCTGCTGCCCTTGTGGGGGATCTGCCTTgagatcctgtctcctggctccagcctggcccagcctcggtcATGGTGGGCACTCAGGGCATGAAACAGACGGCACCTCTACCTTTCTCTGCTCTCCACAGTCAATAGAAGAGAAAACTGGAGAAGGCTCAGCATCCTGAGAGCTCAGGCCCAGGGTTCTTCTTATGgtcttcactcttttttttaagattttatttttttattgaaaagctagatatgcagagaggaagacagagaggaagatcttctgttcgatggttcactccccaagtgaccgcaatggctggagctgagccgatctgaagccaggagccaggaacttcttccaggtttcccacacaggtgcagggtcccaaggctttgggccgcccgagactgctttcccaggccacaagcagggagctggatgggaagtggagctgccaggattagaaccggcgcccatatgggatcccaggcgcacaaggtaaggactttaaccactacgctgtgaTGCCGGGCCCATGGTCTTTACTCTTGTCTTTGAGGCTTTGGATCTTGGAAAGTGTCTTAGCCTGGGACAGGACAGGAGTGTGTGGGCCTGGGGGAAGCCGCTAGCTCCACAACCAGCTAAAAGCCAGAGTCAGAATCAATGTGAGCTGGTGAGGGCTGCAACAGGGCATGCCGGTGCGCCCTCTCCCTCCATACTGTCCCAGAGCTGGCCAGGACATTCTGGACTTTTTTCGAGAAAAGTCTAAGACCCCCAGTTCTTTGGGCTCATGTGCAGTTGAACTCACATTctgccactgcctgcccagctgtGTTAGTGGCTGGCGTCACCACTGGGCCCATGCCACAGGCCCCAACAGCAGGCTCCAAGGGGGCTCAGAGATAAACCAGATATGTGCACCTTCTTTCCTCCAGCAACCACCACTTCCGGTGGGTGCAGCACAGACCCATGTGATAAAAGCAAGTTATTCAGGGGAGCAAGACAGAGTCAGACCCTGGCAAGCCAGAGCCTAGGGCAAGTAAGGGGTCGGAACCTATAAGAGGAGAGAGGCTGCTTAGGCAGAGGCACGAGCGGCCTGCCTGTGGcagacaggggaggggagggcggctGGAGCAGCTCCATGAGCCTGACGCCCACTGCAGGGGGcccaaggctgtggggtgggTCCCAAGCTGGGGGCATgcatgcacatgccaggagctgcCATACACTAAAAACCACAAGAGGTGACCTGATGTCAAAGGGTAGAGACCCAATCCAAGCCAGATTCAGAGGCTGGTGTAGCTGGCATTGTGCCACAGATTATAAGGTGCCAGTTGCACCACTAACACCTCATATCTGAGggctagttcgagtcctggctactccacttcccatccagctgtctgcgcatgtgtctggaaaggcagcagcagcagatggcccaagcgggtgcctgcactcacgtgggagcccCAGTGGAAGCTCAGGAGTTTAGTCCCCAAAGTCTTAGGCTAATGTCCCTAAGGGGGTGGAGCTTAGCATAATTAAGGTGTGCAGAGGAAGGGTTTTGTGGGGTGGTAATATCATATTCAGTTGTTTAAGTGGATCCCCCGTGAGGGAATCCTGGCAGTTTTTAAATACGAGTCCCCCAGCAACCTCTTTGCTAAATAAATCAGCTGGCCTCTGCAATTTCATTATAGTACGA
Encoded proteins:
- the TEX44 gene encoding testis-expressed protein 44 isoform X2, which encodes MNTEPLGEAQAANSPPHGPPEAPPGNVADSRSVDSSPESATPQNQGPMPPDSWSTGNNAASEEQQDVDPASFKTATSEVTATSESAATTGNRDKKEAVSGGHTPPSPGLQRRPLDSTLYRAAEDNGFLHSMTSLLDGGEGSASSLADILVWSESSMGMAMALGFLTSGHSSPTDLLHSPGPSLRPISSVLGQAGSVFSARLTAGPGSALRAVNHVLETVERRATESLRSAMRFLSNHLALRRAPPDPNNN
- the TEX44 gene encoding testis-expressed protein 44 isoform X1: MNTEPLGEAQAANSPPHGPPEAPPGNVADSRSVDSSPESATPQNQGPMPPDSWSTGNNAASEEQQDVDPASFKTATSEVTATSESAATTGNRDKKEAVSGDKQEEAAISGLPKEPGAMQAPTGPPSPGWAPLLEDRGVLWNSGFQGEDRMAQSASGPEPLGLAATAPEAQAHFFYDTDTQSELAEGQQAFIIVMGSEFFPADECLQGMEVALVDSSRDLQFESFPPSPPGGHTPPSPGLQRRPLDSTLYRAAEDNGFLHSMTSLLDGGEGSASSLADILVWSESSMGMAMALGFLTSGHSSPTDLLHSPGPSLRPISSVLGQAGSVFSARLTAGPGSALRAVNHVLETVERRATESLRSAMRFLSNHLALRRAPPDPNNN